One genomic window of Gracilinema caldarium DSM 7334 includes the following:
- a CDS encoding pectate lyase family protein yields the protein MKHNIHTWIPLGAVLSILVGTSCCSYGINSVETAKENTNFGGTIVSGLSEKELVISPNDSSSGWVSYKGSADLAGDSVTPPSSPGGYGGIIYTVNNRAELLAALSSGSARIIYITSMIDMTEGMLPSSGNESSNDLDAFIAKYTAEAISSYSLSSDYNATSYSAWKRLYASKVMYTNNPSGDIVKVHNYLVNKWKSKIQIPVKSNTTIIGISSGCGIKGGTLVINNVQNVIIRNLLLQDAYDPFPALEANDGLNANYDGISIQQSKYIWIDHCTLEDTLARSDNDFDSVTTSDGTKTKWQVYDGLCDITKTNDFVTISWCVFKNHDKTMLIGSSDSYTADINHQTITLHHNYFLNCRQRLPMVRFATIHIYNNLYFMDATAGRTNSYAIGVRKDCSIVAENNYFAKGISYGFKDSYGRVYNGNNIFEEGVQNSSNFTSTRPWEPSMYYEYDIHLANNIPNLVMRYAGAGVLTVQK from the coding sequence ATGAAACATAATATTCATACATGGATTCCACTCGGGGCTGTTCTCAGTATATTGGTTGGAACTTCTTGCTGTAGTTATGGAATAAATTCAGTGGAAACAGCAAAGGAAAATACTAATTTTGGAGGGACTATAGTTTCTGGTCTTTCTGAAAAAGAACTTGTAATTTCTCCCAACGATTCTAGTAGCGGATGGGTATCCTACAAGGGGAGTGCCGATCTTGCTGGCGACTCTGTTACTCCACCGTCCAGCCCTGGTGGTTATGGAGGAATAATCTATACTGTCAATAACCGGGCTGAGCTTTTAGCTGCCCTATCTAGTGGTTCTGCTCGAATTATCTATATTACCAGTATGATCGATATGACTGAGGGAATGCTTCCTTCATCAGGAAACGAATCGAGCAACGATCTTGATGCTTTTATTGCAAAGTATACCGCAGAGGCGATATCTTCTTATTCTTTAAGCAGTGATTATAATGCAACCTCTTATAGCGCTTGGAAAAGGCTTTATGCAAGTAAAGTAATGTATACAAATAATCCTTCGGGGGATATTGTAAAAGTACACAATTATCTCGTTAATAAATGGAAAAGTAAAATCCAAATACCTGTTAAAAGTAATACTACAATAATTGGTATTTCATCTGGTTGTGGTATAAAAGGTGGGACTTTAGTTATTAATAATGTTCAAAATGTTATTATCCGTAATCTACTGTTGCAAGATGCTTACGATCCCTTTCCAGCTTTAGAAGCGAATGATGGGCTTAATGCTAATTATGATGGTATTAGTATTCAACAGTCAAAGTATATTTGGATTGATCATTGCACTTTAGAAGATACACTTGCTCGTAGTGATAATGACTTTGACTCAGTTACAACTAGTGATGGTACTAAAACAAAATGGCAGGTATATGATGGGTTGTGTGATATAACAAAAACGAATGATTTTGTCACCATTTCATGGTGTGTCTTTAAAAATCATGATAAGACCATGCTTATTGGAAGTAGTGATAGCTATACAGCTGATATAAATCACCAGACTATTACGTTGCATCATAATTATTTTTTAAATTGTCGCCAGCGACTTCCTATGGTTCGTTTCGCAACTATACATATATATAATAATTTATATTTTATGGATGCCACTGCAGGTAGAACCAATAGCTATGCTATTGGGGTTCGAAAGGATTGTTCTATTGTTGCAGAAAATAATTATTTTGCTAAAGGTATTAGTTATGGTTTCAAAGATTCCTATGGTAGAGTTTACAATGGAAATAATATTTTTGAGGAGGGTGTACAAAATTCATCGAATTTTACCAGTACAAGACCTTGGGAACCTTCAATGTACTATGAGTATGATATACATTTAGCTAATAATATACCCAATCTGGTCATGCGTTATGCAGGGGCTGGTGTACTTACCGTTCAAAAATAA
- a CDS encoding LacI family DNA-binding transcriptional regulator codes for MTVKEIAKLAGVSIGTVDRVLHGRGRVSPETKARIEEIIKKSGFTPNPIARGLKRSRPFAFVALLPQRDQDSGYWGQGYGGLQSASEELSPLGIKTIFIEYDRYNPASFHDAVYQFNKLHCDGLLLPPIMPEESRVFVESIQGKIPYIYYDADLPGTEPLCVIGQDAFRGGMLAGRLAQLLACGKRGAFGILVAHQEDYHILRRRDGFYEYAHQHGLKVFQQQGVDLEHPEAASTLIKNLLDTHEDLLGVFVTSASAHRIAEAAREIRKNNHFIIIGYDLVPENHRLLQEGALDAIISQRPETQARRGLLQLYRAIVLGKSIPKREEIPLDLYLPENVPPYHREATTHR; via the coding sequence ATGACGGTAAAAGAAATTGCAAAACTAGCAGGTGTTTCCATAGGGACTGTCGACCGTGTATTGCACGGCCGGGGCCGAGTTTCACCTGAAACGAAGGCCAGAATAGAAGAGATAATTAAAAAGTCAGGATTTACCCCCAATCCTATTGCCCGGGGACTGAAGCGGAGCCGTCCCTTTGCCTTTGTTGCACTCCTTCCTCAACGGGATCAGGATTCGGGATATTGGGGGCAGGGTTATGGCGGTCTTCAATCTGCCTCGGAGGAACTCTCCCCCCTGGGTATAAAGACTATTTTTATTGAATATGATCGGTATAATCCGGCTTCTTTTCATGATGCGGTATACCAGTTCAATAAACTCCATTGTGACGGGCTTCTCCTGCCACCCATCATGCCGGAAGAAAGCAGGGTCTTTGTAGAATCGATCCAGGGGAAGATTCCTTATATTTATTATGATGCAGACCTGCCCGGAACTGAACCGCTCTGTGTTATCGGTCAGGATGCATTCCGGGGAGGGATGCTCGCTGGCCGTCTTGCCCAGCTTTTAGCCTGCGGGAAAAGGGGAGCTTTCGGAATTTTGGTAGCCCATCAGGAAGATTATCATATCTTACGACGCCGGGATGGATTTTATGAATATGCCCATCAACATGGCCTCAAGGTGTTTCAGCAACAGGGGGTGGATCTTGAACATCCTGAGGCTGCCTCAACCCTTATAAAAAATCTTCTTGATACCCATGAAGATCTGTTAGGGGTCTTTGTAACCAGTGCATCGGCCCACCGCATTGCCGAAGCCGCCCGGGAAATACGAAAAAACAACCACTTTATTATTATTGGATATGACCTGGTGCCGGAAAACCACCGGCTTCTCCAGGAAGGAGCTCTGGATGCAATTATTTCCCAGCGGCCAGAAACCCAGGCGCGGCGTGGGCTCCTGCAGCTCTATCGGGCTATTGTGCTGGGTAAGTCTATCCCGAAACGCGAAGAAATCCCCCTGGATCTCTATCTTCCCGAAAATGTGCCCCCATATCATAGAGAAGCAACGACTCACAGGTGA
- a CDS encoding xylulokinase produces the protein MDNTAYKKLISAGEAVLGIEFGSTRIKASLITTEGTPLASGTYEWENALKDGIWTYDLDEVWKGLAGCYTDLVNHVQAAYGLIPRRYAALGFSAMMHGYIVHDKAGTLLTPFRTWRNNITAQACEELTKLFQFAIPQRWSIAHLYQSILENQDHVSQIDYMTTLAGYVHWKLTGQRVLGIGDASGMFPINPETGDYDETMLKAFDVLVASRGYPWKLRDILPRVLPAGVEAGRLSVEGARLLDPSGTLEPGIPLCPPEGDAGTGMVATNSIRPNTGNVSAGTSVFAMIVLEKSLSKPHEEIDVVMTPDGKPVAMAHSNNGSSDFDAWIDLFSQAVKALGYEVPIGKLYETFTPLALEGNADAGNLLHISYLSGEHLTGFTEGRPLFVRTADSVFTLENVIRSLLFTSLCALRVGLDVLTKEEGVQVREIRGHGGFFKRGTTGQRIMAAATNTAVSLPATAGEGGPWGMALLAAYLVRHNQSQSLAEHLDSLISSSIGTPVHPDPRDVAGFDAYYKRYKECLGIEREAIRALK, from the coding sequence ATGGACAACACAGCATATAAGAAACTGATAAGCGCAGGGGAAGCCGTACTTGGCATTGAGTTCGGTTCGACTCGGATCAAGGCATCGCTCATAACGACCGAAGGAACCCCTCTGGCATCGGGAACTTACGAGTGGGAAAACGCGCTTAAGGACGGTATCTGGACCTACGATCTTGATGAGGTTTGGAAGGGGCTAGCGGGCTGTTATACGGATCTGGTGAACCACGTTCAGGCTGCCTATGGGCTCATACCCCGCCGTTACGCTGCCCTTGGCTTTAGTGCCATGATGCATGGCTATATTGTCCATGACAAAGCTGGTACGCTGCTTACCCCCTTCCGCACCTGGCGAAACAATATCACTGCCCAGGCTTGTGAGGAACTGACCAAACTTTTTCAGTTTGCCATACCGCAGCGGTGGAGCATTGCCCATCTCTATCAGTCCATTCTGGAAAACCAGGACCATGTGTCCCAAATTGATTATATGACGACTCTGGCGGGCTATGTACACTGGAAATTGACCGGCCAGCGGGTATTGGGTATCGGAGATGCATCGGGGATGTTTCCTATCAATCCGGAAACCGGTGATTATGATGAAACTATGCTCAAGGCTTTTGATGTTCTGGTAGCTTCCCGGGGCTACCCCTGGAAACTGCGGGACATACTGCCAAGAGTTCTTCCTGCCGGAGTTGAAGCAGGCCGGCTCAGCGTTGAAGGAGCCCGCTTGCTGGATCCTTCAGGGACTCTGGAGCCGGGGATCCCTCTCTGCCCGCCTGAAGGTGATGCCGGAACCGGCATGGTGGCTACCAACAGCATCAGACCCAATACGGGGAATGTTTCCGCGGGGACCTCAGTCTTTGCTATGATTGTGCTGGAAAAAAGCCTCTCAAAACCCCATGAAGAGATTGATGTAGTGATGACCCCCGATGGCAAGCCGGTCGCCATGGCCCATTCCAACAATGGGTCCTCCGACTTTGACGCCTGGATCGATCTCTTTTCCCAGGCGGTGAAAGCCCTGGGCTATGAAGTCCCTATCGGAAAACTTTATGAAACCTTCACTCCATTGGCTCTTGAAGGGAATGCCGATGCGGGGAATTTGCTCCATATCAGCTACCTTTCAGGCGAACACCTGACGGGCTTTACCGAAGGCAGGCCTCTCTTTGTTCGGACTGCAGATAGTGTATTCACCCTGGAAAATGTTATCCGGTCCCTCCTGTTTACCTCCCTGTGTGCACTCCGGGTCGGTCTTGATGTACTGACTAAGGAAGAGGGGGTACAGGTTCGGGAAATTAGAGGCCACGGGGGCTTCTTTAAGCGGGGAACGACAGGCCAGCGGATTATGGCCGCTGCCACCAATACTGCTGTCAGCCTGCCAGCTACTGCCGGTGAAGGGGGCCCCTGGGGTATGGCCCTCCTGGCGGCGTACCTAGTACGCCACAACCAGAGTCAGAGCCTAGCAGAGCACCTGGACAGCCTTATTTCCAGTAGTATTGGCACTCCCGTTCATCCGGATCCCCGGGACGTGGCAGGCTTTGATGCCTATTACAAACGTTACAAGGAGTGCCTTGGTATTGAGCGGGAAGCAATCAGAGCTCTTAAGTAA
- a CDS encoding DinB family protein, whose amino-acid sequence MVTVTQEWNPKQKMLSQLLSSSDGFKEGISLCLHMHNELHDIRQETALTIYQRLITGLSPEAIKNRPANSFSSIAWNLWHITRIEDAISNILINNSDQILNTEWMNRLNVKVTDTGNAFTKDDVDAFDALINTNELLEYRKAVGRNTQQVILAIDEREKKRKPSKEQLNRLVSEQVLTNEKESIWLLEFWGKKTLIGLILMPLTRHQMVHINDSFKLKDIYSRTVHSISF is encoded by the coding sequence ATGGTAACGGTAACTCAGGAATGGAACCCCAAGCAAAAAATGCTGTCTCAGCTGTTATCATCAAGCGATGGTTTTAAGGAAGGTATTTCCTTATGCCTGCACATGCATAACGAACTTCACGATATTCGACAAGAGACTGCTTTGACCATATACCAAAGATTAATTACAGGACTTAGCCCAGAAGCAATAAAAAATCGACCGGCTAATTCCTTTAGCTCAATTGCATGGAATCTATGGCATATTACAAGAATAGAAGATGCAATTTCTAATATTCTTATAAATAATTCTGATCAAATTCTGAATACTGAGTGGATGAATAGACTTAATGTAAAAGTTACTGATACTGGCAATGCCTTTACCAAAGATGATGTTGATGCATTTGATGCGTTAATCAATACTAATGAATTGTTAGAGTATCGGAAAGCGGTAGGCAGAAATACTCAACAAGTGATTCTGGCAATTGATGAACGTGAAAAAAAGAGAAAACCATCAAAAGAACAATTAAATCGGCTCGTGTCAGAACAGGTTTTAACAAACGAAAAAGAATCTATTTGGTTATTGGAGTTTTGGGGTAAAAAGACACTTATAGGATTAATTCTCATGCCGTTAACACGACATCAAATGGTGCATATAAACGATAGTTTTAAACTGAAAGATATATATTCCAGAACAGTTCATTCTATTTCTTTTTAA
- the mutT gene encoding 8-oxo-dGTP diphosphatase MutT — protein sequence MIAVTAAVILHDGKVLIAQRALDKKLAGKWEFPGGKIEPGETPEACLIREIQEELGVTIEVERFFTETEYHYDTEAIRLLAYIARWIDGNFQLTAHSQIQWVTPSELESYDFAPADVPIVKKLKDILSKNSNVYIVIK from the coding sequence ATGATAGCGGTTACGGCAGCAGTTATTCTGCATGATGGAAAAGTGTTGATAGCCCAAAGAGCTTTAGATAAAAAGCTGGCTGGTAAATGGGAGTTCCCGGGGGGGAAAATAGAACCTGGCGAAACACCAGAAGCATGCCTTATCCGTGAAATTCAGGAAGAGCTGGGTGTGACCATCGAAGTGGAACGATTTTTTACCGAAACGGAGTACCATTATGACACCGAAGCAATAAGATTGCTTGCATATATCGCCCGATGGATTGATGGCAATTTCCAATTGACCGCCCACAGTCAAATACAATGGGTAACCCCATCGGAATTAGAAAGCTATGATTTTGCCCCCGCGGATGTTCCTATTGTTAAGAAGCTAAAGGATATTTTATCAAAAAACTCAAATGTTTATATTGTTATTAAATAG
- a CDS encoding ABC transporter substrate-binding protein, whose translation MSMYKKASALVCMVLLGVTLVFAGGSQQGGAQSGSDVVTLKVLNYLDASQANSDRDINEIWGEFAKRYPNIKIEREDLFNEPFHQKTSAYIASGQLPDVLYMWPSGRSSELHAKKLVKDLTPFLKADNLLDKYIPAAVAPQFGGFLGELPSGVTFTHVLYVNTKLLKDNGLAMPKTYEELKAMVPVLKAKGLDTVLIAAQDDWVMQSCLFSMIVGRIAGDEFIDNVLAGKAKFTDKPFVDALALVQDMFKSGVISQKALQTPYGEVPALFAAGKAPFLIDGDWRSGAFQTDVSTGVALIPVKDQPNIAMTVFPALPGEKNKNTSSSVVGAGFGMSASIPAGSAKEKAAWELIKFLQSEYVQKIRLETGASFPSLKGVTVPNLEPISQTRAKFYENYKGTYVLDGVLDAKVYAPINIGLQEIGLGTATPAQVAEKTQKAFEAWKAGK comes from the coding sequence ATGTCCATGTACAAGAAAGCAAGTGCATTGGTCTGTATGGTACTGCTTGGTGTGACCCTGGTGTTTGCCGGCGGTTCCCAGCAGGGCGGAGCTCAGTCTGGGTCTGATGTGGTGACCCTCAAGGTGCTTAATTATCTTGATGCATCCCAAGCCAACTCCGACAGGGATATTAACGAAATTTGGGGTGAGTTTGCAAAACGATACCCTAACATCAAAATTGAACGGGAAGATTTGTTTAATGAACCCTTCCACCAAAAAACATCGGCCTATATCGCGTCGGGTCAGCTCCCTGATGTGCTGTATATGTGGCCCAGTGGAAGGTCTTCAGAGCTTCATGCTAAAAAACTCGTAAAGGATCTGACACCTTTCCTGAAGGCTGACAATCTGTTGGATAAGTATATTCCTGCAGCGGTCGCTCCCCAGTTTGGCGGTTTCCTTGGTGAACTTCCCAGTGGCGTTACCTTTACCCATGTGCTCTATGTGAATACAAAGCTACTAAAAGACAATGGGCTTGCCATGCCGAAAACCTATGAAGAACTTAAGGCTATGGTCCCTGTTCTGAAAGCTAAAGGGCTCGACACGGTTTTAATCGCCGCTCAGGATGATTGGGTTATGCAAAGCTGTCTCTTCTCTATGATTGTTGGTCGTATTGCAGGGGATGAGTTTATTGATAACGTGCTTGCTGGTAAGGCTAAATTCACCGATAAGCCCTTTGTCGATGCCCTGGCCCTTGTGCAGGATATGTTTAAGAGTGGCGTGATTTCACAGAAGGCTCTGCAGACTCCCTATGGTGAGGTTCCTGCCCTCTTTGCCGCCGGCAAAGCACCCTTCCTTATCGATGGGGATTGGCGGTCCGGAGCTTTCCAGACTGATGTCTCCACCGGTGTTGCCTTAATTCCGGTAAAGGATCAGCCCAATATTGCCATGACCGTATTCCCGGCTCTTCCTGGAGAAAAGAATAAAAATACCAGTTCTTCTGTTGTTGGAGCCGGTTTTGGTATGAGCGCCAGTATTCCTGCTGGTTCTGCTAAGGAGAAGGCTGCCTGGGAACTGATAAAATTCCTCCAGTCAGAGTATGTCCAGAAGATCAGACTGGAAACAGGTGCTTCCTTCCCCTCACTGAAAGGTGTAACAGTTCCCAATCTTGAACCCATCAGCCAGACCCGGGCAAAGTTCTATGAAAACTATAAGGGTACCTATGTTCTGGATGGTGTGCTTGATGCAAAGGTCTATGCACCCATCAATATAGGACTTCAGGAAATTGGTCTGGGGACAGCTACCCCTGCTCAGGTTGCTGAAAAGACTCAGAAAGCCTTTGAAGCCTGGAAAGCCGGGAAATAA
- a CDS encoding carbohydrate ABC transporter permease — protein MSSITSKGEQTRAYWILVLPAVLIYFAVLAFPTIFSIVLSLTNFNGGKVFGAQMDFVGLKHYVRMFQDQYFWIALKNNFLIILISVFGQIPIGFALAYILFRRIIRYEGFFQTMTYLPNTISTIVIGVMFQSFFSPYGAFTQLGKIIDPTFENTLMLNPNMAMIPVLLVILWMYTGYYMIIFLANMQKIDQSVIEACRIDGANEFQTLRYLILPALSGVIVTTAILAISGSLKSFDLIFAMTAGNPARRTSVLSLYMFDNAFRGAPDYPLANAISTFMVALSFLLIIVVRVVEKRFGGRE, from the coding sequence GTGAGTAGTATAACGTCGAAAGGGGAACAGACAAGGGCGTATTGGATATTAGTGCTTCCTGCGGTGCTTATCTATTTTGCTGTTCTTGCGTTCCCTACCATTTTTTCTATTGTTCTTTCTCTTACTAATTTTAATGGTGGAAAAGTATTTGGGGCACAAATGGATTTTGTAGGACTGAAACATTATGTACGTATGTTTCAGGATCAGTATTTCTGGATCGCATTAAAAAATAATTTTTTAATTATTTTAATTTCTGTATTTGGACAGATTCCGATTGGCTTTGCTCTAGCCTATATTTTATTTCGTCGGATCATACGGTATGAAGGCTTTTTTCAGACCATGACCTATTTGCCCAATACAATTTCTACCATTGTTATCGGGGTAATGTTCCAATCTTTTTTTTCACCCTATGGGGCATTTACCCAGCTTGGAAAAATAATTGACCCAACCTTTGAAAATACACTTATGCTCAACCCCAATATGGCCATGATTCCGGTATTGCTGGTTATTCTCTGGATGTATACCGGTTACTATATGATTATTTTTCTTGCAAATATGCAGAAAATAGACCAGTCTGTAATAGAAGCCTGCCGTATTGATGGAGCCAACGAATTCCAAACCCTCCGGTATCTCATTTTACCTGCCCTATCCGGTGTGATTGTGACGACCGCAATTCTGGCAATTTCCGGTTCGTTAAAAAGTTTCGATTTAATATTCGCCATGACCGCAGGTAATCCGGCCCGGCGAACCAGTGTGCTATCCCTGTATATGTTTGATAATGCATTCCGCGGTGCACCGGATTATCCTCTGGCAAATGCTATTTCGACCTTTATGGTAGCATTGAGTTTTCTGTTGATTATTGTGGTTCGTGTTGTAGAAAAACGTTTTGGCGGGAGAGAGTAA
- a CDS encoding carbohydrate ABC transporter permease, which translates to MGKEIRQNKGAALVYRFIMYLIFGVITFLTIYPLLWLVMSSLKTTQAFQMDRLGFPNPLFFKNYPMAWKIGHFDVLFSNSVFYTITTTVVVLVLAFAASFGFAKIPSRATGFLHGSFVIGILLTLQSIMVPLFLMTNAVGLYNTRLGILIPYIGIGLPMGIYLGTEYIKSIPDALIESARIEGAGYLRIFFSIIAPMTKPVAMTLAIISFTGIWNEFMLINILASKEAIKSLPVGILKFSGALATDYGKQFAALSIGMAPMLAFYALFHKQITQGVSAGAVKG; encoded by the coding sequence ATGGGTAAAGAAATTCGGCAGAACAAAGGCGCTGCCCTGGTATACAGATTTATCATGTATCTTATTTTTGGCGTTATTACCTTTTTAACCATTTATCCCCTTTTGTGGCTGGTGATGTCGTCTTTAAAAACTACCCAGGCTTTTCAGATGGATCGCCTGGGCTTCCCGAATCCGCTGTTTTTTAAAAACTATCCAATGGCCTGGAAGATTGGTCATTTTGATGTACTTTTTTCCAATTCGGTGTTCTATACCATCACCACAACCGTTGTAGTGCTGGTACTTGCTTTTGCAGCCTCTTTTGGGTTTGCAAAAATACCATCCCGGGCTACCGGTTTTCTGCATGGAAGTTTTGTAATCGGGATCCTTTTAACCCTCCAGTCTATTATGGTGCCCCTCTTTTTAATGACCAATGCGGTGGGGCTCTATAATACCCGATTAGGAATATTGATTCCCTATATTGGTATTGGGCTGCCCATGGGTATTTATCTTGGAACAGAATATATAAAATCCATTCCCGATGCACTGATAGAATCGGCCAGAATTGAAGGGGCAGGGTACCTGCGGATTTTCTTTTCGATCATTGCACCGATGACAAAACCGGTGGCGATGACGCTGGCAATAATTTCTTTTACCGGAATCTGGAATGAGTTTATGTTGATAAACATCCTCGCATCCAAAGAGGCGATTAAGAGTCTTCCGGTAGGCATTCTTAAGTTTTCAGGGGCCCTGGCTACGGACTACGGAAAGCAGTTTGCAGCCCTCAGTATCGGTATGGCGCCGATGCTTGCCTTTTATGCACTGTTCCATAAACAGATAACCCAGGGTGTATCTGCGGGTGCGGTGAAAGGGTAA
- a CDS encoding HD domain-containing phosphohydrolase codes for MQPNLTYEELLDAYHDQELLIQIGQELVRQRNIDILLRNILEISQHITGADAGSIFLVETGEQGSYLRFKYSINQSLKTKNYEEFSIPRTTASIAGYVSLTGKTLNLDDVYKLPPNVPYGFNKIFDQQTGYRSKSMLAVPMSDHTGTIVGVIQLINSKEKDHESCMDLQSIILATPEDFDTCVVPFKKRYEALMEAIASQATVALENAQMLKRIQDQFEHFVLAAIEAVEQRDPATSGHSYRVAMTSVKLARLLNSQDEQEGHLPRFSEYHIKELEYAALLHDFGKVYIDPAIFLKERKLYPEDFEKLQLRLKYLRRSLELDFALRESHLQRDALDRLNKERDKTIKEIMEIAHLIETINIPTVTEIDPEEAISRILSTPLPPVYGVENEPIPLLTPEEIENLKIKRGSLNARERKEMEQHVVRSYEFVRRIPWPEEYRHIPDYIKVHHEMLDGSGYPDGLRGDAIPIQGRIIAVADVYDALTAADRPYKKAVPIPKALAILDDEAERGRLDSNLVQLMHYLAGDKAEISA; via the coding sequence ATGCAACCTAACCTTACCTATGAAGAACTGCTCGATGCCTACCATGACCAGGAACTTCTCATACAAATTGGCCAGGAATTAGTTCGCCAGCGCAACATCGACATTCTCTTAAGAAATATTCTCGAAATCAGCCAGCATATAACCGGAGCCGATGCGGGAAGCATTTTTCTCGTAGAAACAGGTGAACAGGGATCCTATCTCAGATTCAAGTACTCTATAAATCAATCCTTAAAAACAAAAAACTATGAAGAGTTTAGCATACCCCGGACTACCGCATCCATTGCAGGCTATGTGTCACTTACCGGCAAAACCCTTAATTTGGACGATGTTTATAAACTGCCCCCTAATGTACCCTATGGCTTTAATAAAATTTTCGACCAGCAAACGGGGTACCGAAGCAAATCAATGCTGGCAGTTCCCATGTCAGACCACACTGGTACTATAGTTGGTGTGATTCAGCTCATAAACTCTAAAGAAAAGGACCATGAGAGCTGTATGGATTTACAGAGTATTATTCTGGCAACCCCCGAAGATTTCGATACCTGTGTAGTCCCTTTTAAAAAACGTTACGAGGCTTTGATGGAAGCTATCGCTTCCCAAGCCACGGTGGCCCTGGAAAATGCCCAGATGCTGAAACGAATACAGGATCAGTTCGAACACTTTGTCCTTGCTGCTATTGAGGCTGTTGAACAACGGGATCCGGCTACAAGCGGCCACTCCTATCGGGTTGCTATGACCTCGGTTAAATTAGCCCGACTTTTAAACAGTCAGGACGAGCAGGAAGGTCATCTCCCCCGATTTTCAGAATATCACATCAAAGAACTGGAATATGCCGCCCTGCTTCATGATTTTGGAAAAGTTTATATTGACCCCGCAATCTTTCTCAAGGAACGAAAATTATACCCTGAGGATTTTGAAAAACTTCAGCTCAGACTGAAATATCTACGCCGTTCTCTGGAGCTCGATTTTGCCCTCCGAGAATCTCATTTACAACGGGACGCCCTCGATCGCCTTAATAAAGAACGAGATAAGACTATTAAAGAAATTATGGAAATTGCTCATCTGATAGAAACCATTAATATACCTACAGTAACCGAAATTGATCCTGAAGAAGCCATCTCGAGAATTCTTTCTACTCCCCTTCCACCTGTTTATGGCGTCGAAAATGAACCAATCCCCCTTCTTACTCCAGAAGAGATTGAGAACCTTAAAATTAAAAGAGGAAGCCTTAATGCCAGGGAGCGAAAGGAGATGGAACAACATGTGGTCCGATCCTATGAATTTGTTCGCCGCATTCCCTGGCCGGAGGAATACCGTCATATACCAGATTATATAAAGGTGCATCATGAAATGCTTGATGGCTCAGGCTACCCAGATGGGCTCAGAGGTGATGCAATTCCCATCCAGGGAAGAATTATCGCTGTAGCCGATGTATACGATGCTCTTACCGCCGCAGACCGGCCCTATAAAAAGGCAGTCCCCATCCCCAAAGCTCTCGCCATTCTAGATGATGAAGCTGAACGAGGCCGCCTGGATAGCAACCTCGTACAGTTAATGCACTATTTAGCAGGCGACAAAGCAGAGATCTCAGCATAA